Proteins from one Gemmatimonadaceae bacterium genomic window:
- a CDS encoding type II secretion system protein, with product MLSRRATTLVEVIVTVAILGVIGGAVYLNQSAASALGGDAANVDQAARILAELADAAGRITGTGGETSFNQVIGQSSGATTANIGLLSQLTTKLTTASQDSCFYGYSGGERNRWLTPFYYRPLPTTGLKIAPGYIAIDSVVRYNSPGVPTTLANRPSNNDNFVEGTSAIVMPNTALSDAVALAARVEGDQGGVLGAVRYFPMDGSSPVQLEYHFTVRGC from the coding sequence ATGTTGAGCCGACGCGCCACGACGCTCGTCGAGGTCATCGTCACCGTGGCAATTCTAGGCGTTATCGGTGGCGCGGTTTACTTGAATCAGTCCGCAGCTTCGGCGCTGGGTGGTGATGCGGCAAACGTGGACCAGGCGGCGCGCATCCTCGCGGAGCTCGCTGACGCGGCGGGCCGCATCACGGGCACCGGCGGAGAAACCTCGTTCAACCAGGTGATCGGTCAATCCAGCGGGGCCACCACGGCGAATATAGGCCTTTTGTCGCAGCTCACTACGAAGCTCACGACCGCGAGCCAGGATAGCTGCTTCTATGGATATTCGGGAGGTGAGAGAAATCGTTGGCTGACCCCGTTCTATTACCGCCCGTTGCCGACGACGGGCTTGAAGATCGCTCCGGGCTACATCGCAATCGATAGCGTGGTCCGGTATAACTCACCCGGTGTCCCCACTACGCTCGCTAACCGGCCGTCCAACAATGATAATTTCGTCGAAGGGACATCCGCGATCGTCATGCCGAATACGGCTCTCTCCGACGCGGTGGCGCTGGCTGCGCGCGTCGAGGGCGATCAGGGAGGAGTGCTCGGCGCCGTCCGCTATTTCCCCATGGATGGCTCTTCTCCGGTGCAGTTGGAGTATCACTTCACGGTGCGCGGGTGCTGA
- a CDS encoding prepilin-type N-terminal cleavage/methylation domain-containing protein yields the protein MNPHPAGGRRAPGFTAVEILVVLAIVAILAAVITPQVIGRIRESRQSALSQTFFGLSQGIAEYKKAVARYPSYLTLLTTTPVLNTATDACGNLLSQANIVNWRGPYVSRQLLSGGIPMGDAHIQNALRRVTSGSSVFLLMDAANVDTLIAIGLEAEFDGTPANAAGGTIQYTTAAVGPLPAAPPKTVNLSYSIPIAGC from the coding sequence ATGAATCCTCATCCTGCCGGCGGCCGCAGGGCACCCGGTTTCACGGCGGTCGAGATCCTCGTGGTGCTGGCCATCGTGGCCATCCTGGCGGCCGTGATAACGCCACAAGTAATCGGGCGGATCAGGGAGTCTCGCCAGTCGGCGCTGTCGCAGACTTTCTTCGGCCTGAGCCAGGGGATCGCCGAGTACAAGAAAGCGGTCGCGCGCTACCCGTCCTACCTCACGCTGCTCACTACGACGCCGGTTCTCAATACGGCAACGGACGCGTGCGGGAACCTGCTTTCCCAAGCCAACATCGTCAACTGGCGAGGCCCTTACGTCTCGCGGCAGCTACTGAGCGGCGGTATCCCGATGGGCGACGCCCACATTCAAAACGCTCTCCGTCGCGTTACGTCGGGAAGCTCGGTGTTTCTGCTGATGGACGCGGCCAACGTCGACACGCTGATCGCGATCGGGCTGGAGGCGGAGTTCGACGGGACGCCCGCGAACGCAGCAGGCGGAACAATCCAGTACACGACCGCGGCGGTCGGCCCGCTGCCCGCGGCTCCGCCCAAGACGGTCAATCTGTCGTATTCGATTCCGATAGCCGGCTGCTGA